From the Pangasianodon hypophthalmus isolate fPanHyp1 chromosome 17, fPanHyp1.pri, whole genome shotgun sequence genome, one window contains:
- the il1b gene encoding interleukin-1 beta, with the protein MADNDLLTLKSYFDSDCGFDSDDMDFDELDCSDPLAMSGRCDLHKGLRIEVTKEPFSMRRVANVVIALQRLKHTQNIKSTEFTDQELFNIIMENVIEESIVIDLKCSESKSYSRQDKVVQCTICDKSKRALVRREKPPILLAITLKGGNEENKAWFNLSAYTPPNCTENTRGQPVCLGIVKSNLFLSCTMANGTPFLGIEEVKDKESLKAIKENDGMERFLFFRNGPGDSLNTFESVKYPGWFITTSKDDFKPVQMCQQQPSPQQLFTLHDETVVSQNEI; encoded by the exons atggCTGACAACGATttgttaacactgaaaag CTACTTCGACAGTGACTGTGGATTTGATTCAGACGACATGGATTTTGACGAGCTGGACTGCTCTGATCCTTTGGCCATG AGTGGCAGATGTGACCTGCACAAAGGACTCCGTATCGAGGTCACCAAGGAGCCTTTTAGCATGCGCCGCGTTGCTAACGTTGTAATCGCTCTGCAGAGGCTGAAGCACACTCAAAACATTAAGTCCACGGAGTTCACTGACCAGGAGCTCTTCAATATCATCATGGAGAATGTGATTGAAG AGAGCATAGTGATTGATTTGAAGTGCAGTGAATCCAAGAGTTACAGCAGGCAGGACAAGGTTGTGCAGTGCACTATATGTGACAAGTCTAAAAGGGCCTTGGTGCGGAGAGAAAAGCCTCCTATTCTGCTGGCCATTACTCTGAAGGGAGGAAATGAGGAGAATAAAG catGGTTCAACCTCTCAGCCTACACGCCACCAAACTGCACAGAAAACACAAGAGGCCAGCCTGTCTGTTTGGGGATTGTGAAGAGCAACCTCTTTCTCTCATGCACAATGGCGAATGGAACTCCTTTTCTAGGCATAGAG GAGGTAAAAGACAAAGAGAGCCTGAAGGCCATCAAGGAGAATGATGGCATGGAGCGCTTCCTTTTCTTCAGAAACGGTCCTGGTGACTCCCTTAACACCTTTGAGTCAGTCAAATACCCAGGCTGGTTCATCACCACCTCAAAGGATGACTTTAAGCCAGTGCAAATGTGTCAGCAGCAACCCAGTCCCCAGCAGCTGTTCACGCTTCATGATGAGACCGTAGTCTCTCAGAATGAGATCTGA